DNA from Nymphaea colorata isolate Beijing-Zhang1983 chromosome 4, ASM883128v2, whole genome shotgun sequence:
TGTGAATGATTTCACACTTCTTCATTCGCTAGAAAAAAGCCCGGCTGGCTGACCCGCCAAGCCCACCCGacccgttaataatcgggccgggccgggcctcgggcataagaTCAAACCCGAGGCCCGATTCAGTacaggcccagcccggcccgataaacTAACCAGGCTCAAaaacgggccggcccggcccaatgcccagccctactcaccgcacctaaattttttgagatgtgttGCGCCGGTACCCGCACCCGCATCCCGCACTTTGGTGACATAGGATTCAACTAGAACATGAATTGTAAGAAGCTTACCAACTTAGGAGAAGTGAGAACAAGATGACTAGTTAGGCACTTTACAAAGTGGGAAGGATGGAACAAATTGGAAGTGAACTaaatgaaaatggagaaaaaaattagaagcaaaaaagaaatttaatcAAAAGTGGGTTAGGAAGTAAGtgagaagaaacaaacaagtaAGAAGAGTGAAAAAAGTAGGCACGCTAATTCTTTTCCAAATCGTGTGCCCTTCAAAATGGAAGTAAGCTTCACAAGGGAGGTAATTGGTTTTTTGACCAGCAACCGAAGCAAGCCATTCTTAGGAGAAAAAGCTCCTCTCCAACATAAACCTACTCACCACCCTTTAGAACCACTGCTTTTATGCTTCCAAACACCTTCCTAGAAAATTAGTTTTCCTACCTCTTACAGTAGTACTTGTAAACTAGATTAGTGAATAGACTATATAAGCAAGTAGCTGAAATGACTTAGTGAATAACTCAGTCTACTTAACCAAAAAGGAGTGACTAAAGACAAGCAAATGAATAGATTTTATGTAACGTACCAAAGCCCCTACTTATCTTGTTAACATGACATCGTGGACAACGTATCTGCATTCTCCCCAACTTTTCACCCATATACCAACATCATCATAGGATGCATGCCCGTTTTATAACTTCCCATAAGTTTCCCTCTGCCTTTGGTTTGAGTCATTTGATAACCAAAAGCTAGACATGTTATATCAGATTAAACCCAATAGATACACTCTGATATTGAAGTCTAAATATCCTTCAACCTGAAGGCCTTACGTTCAACCTCTAGCTGGGTGGATGGAGCCAATATGTATTCATCCTCTGTTTTTCTCATCAAACACAACCTCTCGCTGAGTAATTACCAATATTTCACTAGCTTTTTACCCATCTTTTCCACTCTTAAAACGGTAGTgccaaaaaaattcaattatgCTTAACCTTCATCTAGGTATCACGAACAAGCCATCTTAAACATAACCAAGAGGTCAAGATGAACCACCTGTTTCCAAGCAGATACACAAAGAAGAAGCGACTGAAGGAAATCATAAAATAGTATAAAGCACAGTAACTTGCCCATAGGAGATTTGAAGACACAATCGCTAAAACTAACACTACATAccaaacaaaattcaaaaaccaaaagaaagtcAGAACAAACATGAATGAGATATCATTGTATGAGAACAACTATTACTCTATTAGAACATGGTCCACTATAGGCAGCAGCCAAAAGCAACTTTGCCAATAaagctttcttccttttcatcacTGAGAACATCTAATGAGGACCATACCTTGACTCCAGTTTGTCCTGTTCCAGGTTTAACCATAGCAGCATTTGAACTTCCATAAAGATACTTTGATTTCTTTTCGGCAGGCTTTAGTATTTGAAAAGAGCACATCAGAGTTTCATCCACGCTCATCATAGCACCGGCATTATCAAATTCACCACAATAATTTGGTGCAGAAAATATTGTTACAAGCTGTCTGTCAGCAAAGAATTCATATCCATCTTCCACAACCtgaaaacgttaaaaacaatgaCATGTTTATGGACCTAAAAAATAACTGCACTCCAGAGAAATTAAGGGAAAGGAAATGTTATGACCTGGTGAGCACGGCAGATAAGATCTAGATCATGCCTCTCCAGAAACTCTGCAACTTTGTCAGGGCCAAAGGTATAGGATACCCCTCTATCATTCATTCCCCATCCCTGAACTTCCTTACTTGGGTCAGACCACAACAAATCACATAGAAAACCAGTATCTGGGACATCAGTTGGACGATTTAAATTTCTAATTTGGTCTAGATGATTGAGATCAGGAGAAAGACCACCATGCATGCAGAGTATCTTTTCATCAATTAGAGCTGCCACAGGCAAACAGTTAAAACAATCTGTAAAAACTTTCCACAACCGCACATTAAATCGCCTCTTGCACTCATCATAAAATCCGTATATGCGGTTTATAGAAGCACATTCATGGTTACCCCTCAAAAGAAAGAAGTTCTCTGGATACTTGATTTTATATGCAAGGAGAAGACAGATTGTCTCCAAGCTTTGCTTTCCTCGATCAACATAATCCCCTAAAAATAAGTAATTCGCTTGTGGAGGCAAACCACCATACTCAAAAAGTCTCAGTAGATCAGAATATTGACCATGGATATCACCTGGGTTGCATAGCGAGGTTAGGTAGAAATAAAACCAAACGCAGCATGAGAAAAAAGCTTCAGAGCATGCAAGAgattcacaataaaaaaaaccaaccaaaaaagaaagaaacagagagagagagagagagagagagagagagagagacagagataggTTGATAAGAAGTAACACTGATGTAAAAGGGGATTGCATCATCATGCACAATTGTATAGTTCATGTATAAATATAATCCCGAAACTTAGCTATACACGTGATGGGACCAGATAAAACAGTCCAACTCCTATATAATTCACTTAAATGCCAGCAGGCAAGCCTTCCAAAGCACCAATACAATGTACCACGATCATAATAACTAACAGTAGGCTCAACAGTTTAATGTTACTAGTTACACAGTAATCCAACAAAGGCTACTAACATCCTATTACAATGGTGAAAATAGCAAGTCTTTAGCACACACCATCATCATAAAGTGTCCAACTATGTTCCTTGTAAGATGAAAATACAAAATTCAATTCCAGCAGACAAGCagcaattaaagaaaaacaactggCAGTGACCATGCAGCGAGACAAATAATCACACTGTCATAATGAGATGACCCTGAATACAGCGTATTCCCCAGCGTGCCGTCTCCCTCAACTGATCTTACCAAAGTTTGCTTTGGAATTGTATGAAGAAAAAGATTTCTGTTGGGTGCTACAACCTCATACTAACATTTCTCATTGATGTTGTGGTCTGAAGATCTACCTAGTCATCTTCAGATCGTAGTAGCTTAGCAGGTACATGCTACGTCCTCAACCATGCCTTGcaggaaaaaattcaaaattttacgTATTAGTTTAGCCAGGATACACCACTTATACAGATCATTAAATTGCTCCGCGCCCTTCCCAATAAGTGGTCTTTCTTGTTTACGCTGAAATTTCACCACTGGATATATTAAACCACCTAGGGAAGTTACCAGTAACTCAGCATCTCAACAGCACATCAATTGATTTTTCATCTAGTTTGTAGAATTTCATCCCCCTTGTTCCTTTGTTCCAATTTTCAAACTGTAtcaatctcttcatttttttgctaaaCATTTCACTCAACGAGCATCTCTACCTATGCTTCCTCATCTATGGCATTTACCTCTTCTTTTCAGATATTTCAACATCTACTTGAAGAATAAAGCATATTTCTCATTTCAACACGCTAACAACCTCTCGGTTTTCCATAGATTTCTGATCAAAGTTGGCGAAAACATTTGGTTCACATGTTGGTCTTCTAGGCAGAAAGTCTAATGTTGCCATACGGCAGAATCACCTGAGAATATGTTCAGCAATATAAGACTCTAGTTTAAGCGCCATCATCCTTTAAAGGTTATTTATTCAAGTGAACAAAAAAATCGAAGAGAAAAAGTTCCCAACCAATTGATTTGCGTCTCCAATGCATGGTCAATTATTTCGGAATGTTCCATTACACGCTACATTGGCGACTCGATGAGCGTGTACAAGCATATGAACTACACAGTTTCAACTCAAGCGGCTTTCCCTTAACTATGACTTCATACTGATAATTCAGATCATTTGAGCTCCTTCATAAAAGCCGACGAGAACATTTCGAGGTTCGAAGCCAAAGCATCAACTTATAAAGGCAGAAACTCAAAGGCTGCATGACCCAAGAACCAACCTGTCTTTCATAAATAGCCACATTTCTTTCAAGCGAAACCCCAACAGCTGGACAGTGCAGACTACTGTAAGAAATACTCTGAAATACTTCTGTCCATCTAAACAGGACATCTTTCTCACAAATCCTCCAACTACATATCAATTATTGGATGTCTGATGTGCAACTTCGGCAGTAGAGAAatagaacaagaaaagtttCCCATATTATTGCGAACAAATTTCACCAAGAAAAGAGGTCACAAACCTGACGAATATGTCATTTGAGAAATCATAATTCGAGATGCAGAAGAAACAGCATAACGAACAAGGgaacttttttttcccctttctaaACTGTTTCTGAGGGTTTGAACCTCTGAACAAGGAGAAACTGACCGCAAATTTTGATGGGTGCTTCAAGCTCCAACAGATTGGGTTGCTGCATGAAAATCTCCTTGGAAACGACGCAAAGTTGCCGGATCTCGTTCTCTGAGAGCTGAACTTGCTTGCCGGGCTTCGCCCCTCTGACCTCAAGCAGCCGACTGATGATGTCGTCGAGCACCACCGTGTCCATTCCGCACGCACTGCACAACCACCCTCCTCCTCACGTCCAAACTCCAATTCCACAAGTTTCCTCCTCACGAAACGGAACCCACCAGACACACACAGAGGAAACAAAAACAATCAATTTTCTACAGATTCCACTCTTGCCCTCCTCTCCCCACTCCCCCTTCATAAAATGGCACAACCAAAAAACCTAGACATGTTGATCGCAGCAATCAACCGAGATGTGCGATGGGGCCACTCTGTATCTCAACCGCGCCGTGCGATGAaacctctctctcctctctctgtcAACAAAAGACTGCAGGAGAAGATCGGAACGGTGAGGGTTTTACATATCAAatggaggaaataaagaaaagaagaacagatgGATGGTcctgccctctctctctctctctctctctctcttaaatccCACAAGAGCTTACGAACGTCCATGTTGAGccaaaatgttttaattttttcaaccAAATATTAGCTGCTGGATATGATCCAGTTGGTTCAATATTAACTGCACCTCGCAGTGAACTTGCTCGCACAAAAATATGCTTCTAAGTTGCAAAATGTTGACACTTTCATGCATGATTATCAAGGTTCTGGAATACTATAGAATTCTGTTGTCAAAAATATTGATCTCATTGCTGCGAATCACATGGTTGAAAGGTAGGAATAAGGAGCATTCCATACTTCGTATGCGTGCCTTTTGTGAATATGTGCATAAACGCTCGAGCCAAGTTGGACTTCTAAACTAAAATAGGCTTAAGTTTGGGCCGTCTTCGGCGATCTATTGGCACCCATTCGGATCATGACAGGATTTTGGCCCACGACTAAGGACTCCCACATAAAAGGCGGATAAGGTAGAGATATAAGTGGTTGCATGGCCCATAATATTTGGCAAGATCACAATAATTGCTTGGCATGGACCTATTAAATGGAATGGGAAACCATATAAAGGAAGCAGCTTTATAATTCGTACCACGGTCAGCAACGCGGTTGCAGATAATTCTGGGGCCTACTGATCTGGTCATTTCAACAATAAAACCCTAAGCCCATTTTCTATTCATAGCCAGTCGGCAACATTCAAAGCTTCATCTTGCCTATGTCCATAAGTGATTTAAATGGTCATATGTAGGTCAAGAACAAGTTCCTCTATTTTATCAGAACGCAGAAATCTTTCTATGGTTTCTCTCCATTTTCTTGCATAGCCTCATAAGAATTTTTACTTAAAAGGATGTAAGGTCGGTAAGACAGCTACAGTTGAATCCGTTGAAAATCAGATTCTAGTCAAACTTTTGCAGCtagaagaaaataacaaattcCCAAATCCTTATCCCAACTCCTTGTATACCTAGAAAGTATGACATGTCAAACATATAATCTATTCACTTCTAGcacccattttctttttctctttacaaCAGTCCAGTCTTCAGATCCTCCTGTCAGGAAACTCTCATCAGTACTGTGGTGCCAGTAATAGCAGTCTATCTTATTAGGAGATTCAATTTTCCTCCTTGAAGTCAGCGTATTTTCCAGTTTTGCTTAAGTGGCATAGTAGAACTTGTTGGGTAGGCAAACACTTAGAAGGCTTATAGTGTATTTGATTTCTATGAGTGTTACTTTCCTAGACTATAAAGAGTGAGCTCGcaacattcaagttgaagggtataTTATACCAACTCAAGTCCCGATACAACACAGGACCCTAAAGGCAGGAAGAATCGAAGGCTTTCAGATCTTCTTCTAGCCATCAGTTGTTAACCTTTTATTCAGCCGAAGTGATAGCCCTCGCTGAACAGCTTCTAACCCAAGTTCAATTGGATTAGCATGGAGTTCTAATCCGTGCGTCCATTTCTAACATGAGGACATAGCAAAAGCAGGCACAGGTGCAAGTGTCTGACGGTAAATTTGAGTACCCATGTATGGTCATCCACCATTGTTGTTCGACCCTATAAACTAGTAGCTAGTTCTAAGGGCTTTCTCTTAAAGTGCAAATTTTAGGATTTAAGGTAAACCTGCAAACTAGAACAGACGAATAGTATCCGACAAGTACTCAGGTGAAGCCTCCTACTCTCGATCGAGGATACTTGATGCAGTGGTAAGGAGGTCTTCTCCTCTAATCCACGATCAACATCTAACTAATCTAAGGATAGTCGAAGGAGTAGCAAAAGAGAATGGAAAATAGAAAGATAATGCAAAAGAACCATCAAGGTTTTTCATTAACTCAAAAGCTAGTCACAAATGAGGCTCTAAACATCTTTATATAGCCACCATACAGATCCCTACGTGAGGATCGAAaagtaataataaataaaaacttaaaatactAGAAAGGaactaaataaaataaaataataaataaaacccAAATTGAGGTCATTTGGAGCTTTGCTCTTGCATCAATACTACAAAACAAGTCATTTGGAGCTCCTACTTAAAACACTGGGTGACCTAATCTCAGGTTCTTTCTTAGAAAAACCTTGTAGGAAGAGGCAACGGGCTAGTCTTAGCTTAAAGAAAGAGCAAAAGTCAATCTCCTGTCTTCTAAATTTTTAGAGAATGGCTCTCCTTTGGGGAGGAGTGCCTCTGCTTGTTCCTCCACCCATTTATAGCCTCATCTCCAGCAAAGGATCGATCCATCGAAAAATGGCTGTGGGTAGTTTCATATAAGCAGATTCTATGCCGATCGGGCCATATATTGAAGGTTAGCGAGTCGGATGCCGATCGTTCATGTCCGAACCTAATCAACAGCCAAAACAAGGAGCTGAATAATCTTCTATATTGATAACGCACCAGCTCACTCTGGAAAATCAGGTGCGTCTCCAACGGTTCATAACTCCAAGAAATCAGGCGTGAATTATAACTGCAGGAAATCAGGTGTAACTAATATGGTAGTAAATCAAATCAGCCACGAGCATCAAGAGACTAAAATGCATCTTGATAAGGCCccaacaataaaacaaaattccaaCAATTTAAGTGCAAcaaatatggaagcaaagccaatcggACGAGCAACTAAAACGCCCATTCACAATGATGAAAGATTTCaggagaatgtcagtttctcctattcaaaaccaaaggagaaattcaaggaaacaGATTGTACATCCATGGAAActaattcaaattcgaatcagacatagcaatgtataaatactaTATTAAGGAAACCAaatcatcatgaaattgatgactgagtcgtGGAGTAGGAATCTTTCTttcgaaccacgttaatttctTGTGTTCATCgtcttcatccttcttctttGACATGGTAACAGAGCCATAAAAGCTTCTAGGCGTGACTTTATCTGTGGCGCGTTTTGTACTGGAGACGACCTAGAAGTCGAGCTTGACGGTGTGGATTCAGGCAAGTGTCTACTATTTTTGGGCGCTAAGTATCCTTATCCTTCCACCATGAATGTGACTAATTTCGTTTCAATCAAACCGTCACACAAAAATTTCTTGTTGTGGAACTTGGTCTCATAAAAAGCCAAGATCTGCTTGGGTTTATTGATGGTACGATTCTCACACCATCTTCTACCATTGAATCTTTTGAGAATGGTGAAACTGTGAGACGACCAAACCTTGATTATTCTGCTTGGAAGAAATCAGACTGCCTTCTAAGAGGAGGGCTCACTGGGTCTCTCACAGAAGAAGTCCTTGGACTTGTCGTGGGACTTGAAACCCCTGAACAAGTATGGAAAACCTTGACAAGAGCATTCGCTCGTGAGTCAAAGGATAGAGAAATGATGCTGACAAGAAAACTACAATTCCACCGCAAACAAGGTAAACATGTGACTGAATATGTTACTGGTTTCAAGGCTATATGTGATGAACTTGCAACAATCGGGAAGCCTCTTGAGGATGACGACAAAGTCTTTTGGATGGTTAATGGTATCGGACCAGGATATGAGTCGTTATGACTTCTATCCTCAAGCCACTGGTGCCCTCATATCTTGATGCAGTGTCACTACTTCAAGGGCATGAAACAATGGACTTGCATGTGGGAGAGGCTAGATTGAACAACCAAATGGTCTTCTTCACACAACAATCCAGCAATCAAACCAATAGAAAATGATACAACAATAGTTGATGCAATATCAATAGCAACAATAGTCGGTTCAACTCCAAGGGACATGAGTTCAATCCAGCTACTATGACTCAAAATCAGCAAGGATCGGCCAATGGAGAGACAAACAAATCCAAGGTATCATGTCAGATTTGTGGACTAAATAATCATAATGCCTTTAAATGTTATCACAGATTTGATCATGCCTATCAACCACGTGATATGCCACGAGCATTTGTTGCTATAAAAATTGTTGATCGGACTCATCAACACTGGTTTTTTGACACCGAAGCAAGTTTCCATGTGACCAATGATCCAAATAAACTCAAAAGTTGCATTCCatataaaagaacaaacaaaatcaTGGTAGGAAATGGTCAATATCTTgatattacacatattggagtTGCCGATATTCATGTAGGAAATCGCACGATTCCTCTCGACAACGTTCTTGTTGTACCTAACATTAAGAAAAATCTGATTTCAGTTAGTCAACTCACTTCTACTATGCCTTATGTGTTTGAATTCtctttaaatttctttgttattaATGACAATGAGACCAATGAAGTGATTGCAACAAGGTCTAGAGAAGGCGATCTGTATGCTCTCAAGCTAAAACCGaagaatgtgtttttttcaACATGGCTCCGATCAGCTCCCTTTGAAGTATGGCATGGACGTCTTGGACATCCACATCATAAAGTGTTAGATTTTATGACTGCAAGTAAGTTGAATACGATGACAGAAAATTTGCCTAAAATCTTTTGTCAGATGGGGAAGGCTTGTAGACTTCCATTTTTTCCTATTGATAATGATTgtgattctttgttttctaaaatACATTATGACTTATGGGGACCAACTCCTATTGTATCTTGCCAAAATCTAAATATTATGCTTTGTTTGTGGATCAATTCTCTAAATATTCATGGATTTATCTTCTAAAAcaaaaatctgaattttttgccaaatttcttgaatttcaCAAAATGATTCAAACACAATTTGATGCAAAGCTCAGagtttttcaaagtgatgaaggggGCGAGTTTAACAGTTTGGTTCTTAcagattatttaaaagagaatgacatcaaacataaaaaatcttgTCCTAAGACACCAGAGCAAAATggtatggtcaaaagaaaacata
Protein-coding regions in this window:
- the LOC116252750 gene encoding serine/threonine-protein phosphatase PP1-like isoform X1; the encoded protein is MDTVVLDDIISRLLEVRGAKPGKQVQLSENEIRQLCVVSKEIFMQQPNLLELEAPIKICGDIHGQYSDLLRLFEYGGLPPQANYLFLGDYVDRGKQSLETICLLLAYKIKYPENFFLLRGNHECASINRIYGFYDECKRRFNVRLWKVFTDCFNCLPVAALIDEKILCMHGGLSPDLNHLDQIRNLNRPTDVPDTGFLCDLLWSDPSKEVQGWGMNDRGVSYTFGPDKVAEFLERHDLDLICRAHQVVEDGYEFFADRQLVTIFSAPNYCGEFDNAGAMMSVDETLMCSFQILKPAEKKSKYLYGSSNAAMVKPGTGQTGVKPFLGPKA
- the LOC116252750 gene encoding serine/threonine-protein phosphatase PP1-like isoform X2 encodes the protein MISQMTYSSGDIHGQYSDLLRLFEYGGLPPQANYLFLGDYVDRGKQSLETICLLLAYKIKYPENFFLLRGNHECASINRIYGFYDECKRRFNVRLWKVFTDCFNCLPVAALIDEKILCMHGGLSPDLNHLDQIRNLNRPTDVPDTGFLCDLLWSDPSKEVQGWGMNDRGVSYTFGPDKVAEFLERHDLDLICRAHQVVEDGYEFFADRQLVTIFSAPNYCGEFDNAGAMMSVDETLMCSFQILKPAEKKSKYLYGSSNAAMVKPGTGQTGVKPFLGPKA